A genomic window from Synechococcus sp. CBW1107 includes:
- the polA gene encoding DNA polymerase I, producing MGKAEAPMLLLVDGHSLAFRSFYAFAKGGEGGLATKDGVPTSVTYGFLKALLDNVKGLTPQGVVIAFDSAEPTFRHDADASYKAHRDVAPEQFFSDLANLQEILSEPMDLPLCTAPGYEADDILGTLANRAADQGWRVRILSGDRDLFQLVDDDRDIAVLYMGGGPYAKSSGPTTIRREEVISKLGVSPEEVVDLKALTGDASDNIPGVKGVGPKTAITLLKAHANLDGIYAALDQQKGALKTRLETDRENAYRSRMLAEILVDIPLPAEPRLTLGDVNAAALAQRLEELELHSLVRQLAAFERAFSADHQAHQDLSGSATGSSPSAPADPGAQASPSVAPSGSPQPDSAPEGAPPLLEPEIIQSPEQLEALMARLMAATDPVQPIALDTETTSLNPFQAELVGVGLCWGEGSDELAYVPIAHQPADATDLLEPAEAPPRQLPLDQVMAALAPWLESARHPKTLQNAKYDRLILLRHGLGLDGVVMDTLLADYLRDANAKHGLEVLAERNFGFTPTSFSALVAKGETFAAVPIDAAARYCAMDVHVTRRLTPLLRSQLQQLGEALPRLLDQVELPLEPVLARMEATGIRIDKPYLAILSEELAGTLASLEADARQAAGVDFNLASPKQLGELLFETLGLERRKSRKTKTGWSTDAAVLEKLTDDHPVVPLVLEHRTLSKLKSTYVDALPALVEPETGRIHTDFNQAVTATGRLSSSNPNLQNIPIRTEFSRRIRKAFLPQEGWQLISADYSQIELRILTHLSGEEVLVEAYANGDDVHALTARLLLEKDEVTADERRLGKTINFGVIYGMGAQRFARETGVSQAQAKEFLSRYKQRYPKVFAFLELQERLALSRGYVETILGRRRPFTFDPGGLGRLKGKPPEEIDLEVARRAGMEAQQLRAAANAPIQGSSADIIKLAMVQLDHELRASGLPARLLLQVHDELVLEAAPEALESVLATVKRVMENAMELRVPLVVDTGWGPNWMEAK from the coding sequence ATGGGGAAGGCCGAAGCACCGATGCTGCTGCTGGTGGATGGTCACTCCCTGGCCTTCCGCAGCTTCTATGCCTTCGCCAAGGGGGGAGAGGGGGGACTGGCCACGAAGGATGGCGTTCCCACCAGCGTCACCTACGGCTTTCTCAAGGCTCTGCTCGACAACGTGAAGGGACTGACCCCCCAGGGGGTGGTGATCGCCTTCGACTCGGCCGAGCCCACCTTCCGCCACGACGCCGACGCCAGTTACAAGGCCCACCGGGACGTGGCTCCGGAGCAGTTCTTCAGCGATCTGGCCAACCTGCAGGAGATCCTCTCGGAACCCATGGATCTGCCCCTGTGCACGGCACCCGGCTACGAGGCCGACGACATCCTCGGCACGCTGGCCAACCGGGCGGCGGACCAGGGCTGGCGGGTGCGCATCCTCTCGGGCGACCGCGACCTCTTCCAGCTGGTGGACGACGATCGCGACATCGCCGTGCTCTACATGGGAGGGGGTCCCTACGCAAAGAGCTCCGGTCCCACGACCATCCGCCGGGAGGAGGTGATCAGCAAGCTGGGGGTGTCGCCGGAGGAGGTGGTGGACCTCAAGGCCCTCACCGGTGATGCCAGCGACAACATTCCCGGCGTCAAAGGGGTGGGGCCCAAAACCGCCATCACCCTGCTGAAGGCCCACGCCAACCTCGATGGCATCTACGCCGCCCTCGACCAGCAGAAGGGGGCCCTCAAGACCAGGCTGGAAACCGACCGGGAGAACGCCTACCGCTCGAGGATGCTGGCGGAGATCCTGGTGGACATCCCCCTGCCGGCCGAACCGCGGCTGACCCTCGGTGATGTGAACGCCGCGGCCCTGGCCCAGCGGCTGGAGGAGCTGGAACTGCACAGCCTGGTGCGGCAACTGGCGGCCTTCGAGCGGGCCTTCTCGGCCGATCACCAGGCCCACCAGGACCTGTCGGGCTCAGCCACGGGCAGCTCACCGTCTGCGCCGGCCGATCCGGGTGCTCAGGCTTCGCCCTCAGTGGCGCCATCCGGCTCGCCGCAACCCGACTCCGCCCCGGAAGGCGCACCGCCCCTCCTGGAGCCGGAGATCATCCAGAGCCCAGAGCAGCTCGAAGCCCTGATGGCGCGGCTGATGGCCGCCACCGACCCCGTCCAGCCGATCGCCCTCGACACCGAGACCACCTCGCTGAACCCCTTCCAGGCGGAACTGGTGGGGGTGGGGCTGTGCTGGGGTGAAGGCAGCGACGAGCTGGCCTACGTCCCGATCGCCCACCAGCCCGCTGACGCCACCGATCTGCTGGAGCCGGCAGAGGCGCCACCGCGGCAGCTGCCCCTGGATCAGGTGATGGCGGCGCTGGCCCCCTGGCTCGAGAGTGCCCGGCACCCCAAGACCCTGCAGAACGCCAAGTACGACCGGCTGATCCTGCTGCGCCACGGCCTCGGCCTGGACGGGGTGGTGATGGACACCCTGCTGGCGGATTACCTGCGCGATGCCAACGCCAAACACGGGCTGGAGGTGCTGGCGGAGCGCAATTTCGGCTTCACGCCCACCAGCTTCAGCGCGCTGGTGGCCAAGGGGGAGACCTTCGCGGCCGTGCCGATCGACGCCGCCGCCCGCTACTGCGCCATGGATGTGCATGTCACCCGGCGGCTGACGCCGCTGCTGCGCAGCCAGCTGCAGCAGCTGGGGGAGGCCCTGCCGCGGCTGCTCGATCAGGTGGAACTGCCGCTGGAGCCCGTGCTGGCGCGGATGGAGGCCACCGGCATCCGCATCGACAAGCCCTACCTGGCGATCCTGAGCGAGGAACTGGCGGGCACCCTCGCCAGCCTCGAGGCCGACGCCCGCCAGGCCGCCGGGGTCGACTTCAACCTGGCCTCCCCCAAGCAGCTGGGCGAGCTGCTGTTCGAGACGCTCGGACTTGAGCGCAGGAAATCGCGCAAGACCAAGACCGGCTGGAGCACCGATGCCGCCGTGCTCGAGAAGCTCACTGACGACCACCCGGTGGTGCCGCTGGTGCTGGAGCACCGCACCCTGAGCAAGCTCAAGAGCACCTATGTGGATGCGCTGCCGGCCCTGGTGGAGCCGGAAACGGGCCGGATCCACACCGATTTCAACCAGGCGGTGACGGCGACCGGGCGGCTGTCCAGCAGCAACCCCAACCTGCAGAACATCCCCATCCGCACCGAGTTTTCCCGGCGCATCCGCAAGGCCTTCCTGCCCCAGGAGGGCTGGCAGCTGATCAGCGCCGACTACTCCCAGATCGAGCTGCGCATCCTCACCCACCTCTCCGGCGAGGAGGTGCTGGTGGAGGCCTACGCCAACGGCGACGATGTCCACGCCCTCACGGCCCGGCTGCTGCTGGAGAAGGACGAGGTGACAGCCGACGAACGGCGCCTGGGCAAGACGATCAATTTCGGCGTGATCTACGGCATGGGCGCCCAGCGCTTCGCCCGCGAGACCGGCGTCAGCCAGGCTCAGGCCAAGGAGTTCCTGAGCCGCTACAAGCAGCGCTACCCGAAGGTGTTCGCCTTCCTGGAACTGCAGGAGCGGCTGGCGCTCAGCCGCGGCTACGTGGAGACGATCCTGGGGCGGCGGCGTCCGTTCACCTTCGACCCGGGCGGCCTGGGGCGGCTGAAGGGCAAGCCGCCAGAGGAGATCGACCTGGAGGTGGCCCGCCGGGCCGGAATGGAGGCCCAGCAGCTGCGGGCGGCGGCCAATGCGCCGATCCAGGGCTCCAGCGCCGACATCATCAAGCTGGCGATGGTGCAGCTCGACCACGAGCTGCGGGCCTCGGGCCTGCCCGCCCGGCTGCTGCTGCAGGTGCACGACGAGCTGGTGCTGGAAGCGGCTCCCGAAGCCCTCGAGAGCGTGCTGGCCACGGTGAAGCGGGTGATGGAGAACGCCATGGAGCTGCGGGTGCCCCTGGTGGTGGACACCGGCTGGGGACCCAACTGGATGGAGGCCAAGTAG
- a CDS encoding ferredoxin, whose product MKVERHLLLCATPTKALCGDPQTGAASWGRLKQLIRERGLEQPDRPQGVVLRTKADCLRICAGGPILLIWPEGIAYGGVTPERIERIVEDHLIGGRPIEDWIVAQHTLLPSRCSSQRSTS is encoded by the coding sequence ATGAAGGTCGAGAGGCACCTGCTGCTCTGCGCCACCCCCACCAAGGCCCTCTGCGGCGATCCGCAGACCGGGGCCGCCAGCTGGGGCCGGCTCAAGCAGCTGATCAGGGAGCGTGGCCTGGAGCAGCCCGACCGCCCCCAGGGGGTGGTGCTGCGCACCAAGGCCGACTGCCTGCGCATTTGCGCCGGCGGACCCATCCTGCTGATCTGGCCGGAGGGGATCGCCTATGGCGGGGTCACCCCGGAGAGGATCGAGCGGATCGTGGAGGACCACCTGATCGGCGGACGGCCCATCGAGGACTGGATCGTGGCTCAGCACACCCTGCTGCCCAGCCGCTGCTCCAGCCAGCGCAGCACCAGCTGA
- the cysS gene encoding cysteine--tRNA ligase, with product MTLRLTNTLTRRTEPFEPRVPGEVTIYCCGVTVYDLCHLGHARSYIVWDVLRRYLIWRGFRVTFVQNITDIDDKILRRAAEEGSSMEAVSERNITAFRDDMNALNILPPDRTPRATKCLDGIRAMIAELEASGAAYSADGDVYFAVMGRPDYGKLSGRSLSDQLEGASGRLNSDEESRKRHPFDFALWKGVKPGEPSFPSPWGPGRPGWHIECSAMVRQELGTTIDIHLGGSDLIFPHHENEIAQSEAVNGVPLAHYWLHNGMVNVDGEKMSKSLGNFTTIRALLSSGVSAMTLRLFVLQAHYRKPLDFTREALEAAATGWHGLNEALGLGLNRAFSEPLGWADAAPGHDTGLETSRQDFIDALDDDLNTSAALAVLFELTRPLRALARRLERGSSPSGQDRALQGRWLLLQELSGVLGLKPESPSSSEAEAGAGPEPAEIQALISERLAARQEKRYSEADSIRDRLRSAGIELIDRPDGSTEWIRR from the coding sequence TTGACCCTGCGGCTCACCAACACCCTCACCAGGCGCACCGAGCCCTTCGAACCTCGGGTGCCCGGTGAGGTCACCATCTATTGCTGCGGGGTCACGGTCTACGACCTCTGTCACCTCGGCCATGCCCGCAGTTACATCGTCTGGGATGTGCTGCGCCGGTATCTGATCTGGCGTGGGTTCCGGGTCACCTTCGTTCAGAACATCACCGACATTGACGACAAGATCCTCAGGCGTGCCGCCGAAGAGGGCAGCTCGATGGAGGCGGTGAGTGAACGCAACATCACGGCATTCCGTGATGACATGAATGCCCTGAACATCCTTCCTCCCGACAGGACCCCCCGCGCCACAAAGTGCCTGGATGGCATCCGCGCCATGATCGCCGAACTCGAAGCCTCCGGAGCCGCCTATTCCGCCGACGGGGATGTCTACTTCGCGGTGATGGGCCGGCCTGATTACGGCAAACTGAGCGGACGCAGTCTCAGCGATCAGCTGGAGGGCGCCAGCGGCAGACTCAACAGTGACGAAGAGTCCCGCAAGCGCCATCCCTTCGATTTCGCCCTCTGGAAAGGCGTCAAACCCGGAGAACCCAGCTTCCCCTCGCCATGGGGTCCCGGGCGGCCGGGATGGCACATCGAATGCTCGGCGATGGTCCGGCAGGAACTGGGCACCACCATCGACATTCACCTGGGGGGCTCGGACCTGATCTTTCCCCACCACGAGAATGAAATCGCCCAGTCGGAGGCGGTCAACGGGGTACCCCTGGCCCACTACTGGCTGCATAACGGCATGGTCAATGTCGATGGAGAGAAGATGTCGAAATCCCTCGGCAACTTCACGACGATCCGTGCCTTGCTGAGCAGTGGGGTGTCGGCGATGACCCTGCGGCTGTTCGTGCTCCAGGCCCACTACCGCAAACCCCTCGATTTCACCCGTGAAGCCCTCGAGGCCGCCGCCACCGGCTGGCATGGGCTCAACGAAGCCCTGGGGCTCGGTCTGAACCGGGCCTTCAGCGAGCCCCTGGGCTGGGCGGATGCCGCCCCTGGCCACGACACGGGGCTGGAGACCAGCCGGCAGGACTTCATCGATGCCCTCGACGACGACCTGAACACCTCCGCCGCGCTGGCGGTGCTGTTCGAGCTCACCCGTCCCCTGCGGGCCCTGGCCCGGCGGCTCGAGCGGGGATCGTCGCCCAGTGGCCAGGATCGTGCCCTCCAGGGGCGCTGGCTGCTGCTGCAGGAGCTCAGCGGCGTCCTGGGGCTGAAGCCGGAGTCCCCCTCCAGCAGCGAGGCCGAAGCGGGCGCCGGTCCGGAGCCGGCCGAAATTCAGGCCCTGATCAGCGAGCGCCTGGCCGCTCGCCAGGAGAAGCGCTACTCCGAAGCCGATTCCATCCGCGACCGGCTGCGTTCCGCAGGCATCGAGCTGATCGATCGGCCCGATGGCAGCACCGAGTGGATCCGGCGCTGA
- a CDS encoding DEAD/DEAH box helicase, with translation MDTNARGRPSFDLGHALGLRLAPRQWQWQLINLLRRRLEVPGSLGQDVLVHAGPGAGKTFGALLGFQSLLREGRLAHLLVFCHRSSIAAQWRDSARQLGLELREWDPAQAPEGGQGLLLSYQSAARHRHRLQQELLSLLPGPTLTVADEVHHLGLDPEEPEATAWGHAFSELSRDHALRLGLSGTPFRADNLAFCAARRVPRHQEGLLVEQIEPDLSVEPRQLIVAGDVRPLEFRFQDGWVDHGRGEAEREGEAERSPLSLETRESWRARNLRRAIRPGDQSSIALRVLLNARERLDRLRIDDHPEAGGLVIARDIAHARGLSGLLEEQGDRVRLVHSQDPEAAAHLQAFRAGDADWLVSIDMCAEGFDAPRLRVVAYLSTVVTRSRFLQAITRAVRIDPGRAALEPIPRHPSYVYAPADPLLMGYARSWSVAEAYVIRPRTPPEDELAGAGAGAGSQLPLEALRDGAGEVIRLRGPQLPGFLDRRRS, from the coding sequence ATGGACACCAACGCCCGCGGCAGGCCGTCCTTTGACCTGGGTCACGCCCTTGGCCTGCGTCTGGCTCCGCGGCAGTGGCAGTGGCAGCTGATCAATCTGCTGCGCCGGCGCCTGGAGGTGCCCGGCAGCCTTGGGCAGGACGTCCTGGTCCACGCCGGACCCGGCGCCGGCAAGACCTTCGGGGCACTGCTGGGCTTCCAGTCCCTGCTGCGGGAGGGCCGTCTCGCCCATCTGCTGGTGTTCTGCCACCGCAGTTCGATCGCCGCCCAGTGGCGCGACTCGGCCCGCCAGCTGGGGCTGGAGCTGCGCGAGTGGGATCCGGCTCAGGCCCCCGAGGGCGGCCAGGGTCTGCTGCTCAGCTACCAGAGCGCCGCGCGCCACAGGCACCGGCTGCAGCAGGAGCTATTGAGCCTCCTGCCCGGGCCCACCCTCACGGTGGCCGATGAGGTGCATCACCTCGGACTGGATCCGGAGGAACCGGAAGCCACGGCCTGGGGCCATGCCTTCAGCGAGCTGAGCCGGGATCATGCGCTGCGCCTGGGCCTGAGCGGCACCCCCTTCCGCGCCGACAACCTGGCTTTCTGTGCCGCCCGGCGCGTGCCCCGGCACCAGGAGGGACTGCTTGTGGAACAGATCGAGCCCGACCTGAGCGTGGAGCCCCGCCAATTGATCGTGGCCGGTGATGTCAGGCCGCTGGAGTTTCGCTTCCAGGACGGCTGGGTGGACCACGGCCGTGGCGAGGCGGAGCGGGAGGGCGAGGCGGAGCGGTCACCCCTGTCGCTGGAAACCCGCGAAAGCTGGCGGGCCCGCAACCTGCGCCGCGCCATCCGTCCCGGCGACCAGAGCAGCATCGCCCTGCGGGTGCTGCTCAATGCCCGAGAGCGCCTCGACAGACTCCGCATCGACGACCATCCCGAGGCGGGCGGGCTGGTGATTGCCCGTGACATCGCTCACGCGCGCGGTCTGAGCGGCCTGCTGGAGGAGCAGGGGGACCGCGTGCGGCTGGTGCACTCCCAGGATCCCGAGGCGGCCGCCCATCTCCAGGCCTTCCGGGCCGGCGACGCCGACTGGCTGGTGAGCATCGACATGTGCGCCGAGGGATTCGATGCTCCACGCCTGCGGGTGGTGGCCTACCTGAGCACCGTGGTGACCCGCAGCCGTTTCCTTCAGGCGATCACCAGAGCCGTGCGGATCGATCCCGGCCGGGCGGCTCTGGAGCCCATCCCGCGCCATCCCTCCTACGTGTATGCGCCCGCCGATCCACTGCTGATGGGCTATGCCCGCAGCTGGTCCGTGGCAGAGGCCTATGTGATCCGGCCGAGGACCCCGCCGGAGGACGAGCTGGCAGGTGCCGGAGCCGGAGCGGGAAGCCAGCTGCCGCTGGAGGCCCTGCGCGATGGCGCCGGAGAGGTGATCCGCCTGCGCGGCCCCCAATTGCCAGGGTTTCTTGACAGACGACGCTCCTGA
- a CDS encoding 1-deoxy-D-xylulose-5-phosphate reductoisomerase — translation MKAISVLGSTGSIGTQTLAIVEEFPERFRVVALTAGSNLDLLIDQIRRHAPEVVALADSEALPELLRRLEALEPSQRPARQPELVGGSEGLCAAAAWPSAELVVTGIVGCAGLLPTLAAIEAGKDLALANKETLIAAGPVVLPALKASGSRLLPADSEHSALFQCLQGTPWADTARLSTGVPTPGLRRIQLTASGGAFRDWPAADLAKATVADATSHPNWSMGRKITVDSATLMNKGLEVIEAHYLFGLDYDHIEIVIHPQSIIHSMVELADSSVLAQLGWPDMRLPLLYCLSWPERLETPWRRLDLTEVGQLTFRAPDEQKYPCMGLAYASGRAGGTMPAVLNAANEQAVALFLEERISFLDIPRLIEGVCERHSPDLRQDPSLDDVLAIDAWARLAAIELAAASPALLTA, via the coding sequence GTGAAAGCGATCAGCGTGCTCGGCTCCACAGGGTCGATCGGCACCCAGACCCTGGCGATCGTGGAGGAGTTCCCGGAACGCTTCCGGGTGGTGGCGCTCACGGCGGGCTCCAATCTCGACCTGCTGATCGACCAGATCCGCCGCCACGCCCCCGAAGTCGTGGCCCTGGCCGACTCCGAGGCCCTGCCTGAGCTGCTCCGCCGCCTGGAGGCGCTGGAGCCTTCCCAGCGACCGGCGCGTCAGCCGGAGCTGGTGGGGGGAAGCGAAGGGCTCTGCGCCGCCGCCGCCTGGCCCAGCGCCGAGTTGGTGGTCACGGGCATCGTGGGCTGCGCGGGCCTGCTTCCCACCCTCGCGGCGATCGAGGCCGGCAAGGATCTGGCCCTGGCCAACAAGGAAACCCTGATCGCCGCCGGGCCTGTGGTGCTGCCGGCCCTGAAGGCCAGCGGCAGCCGCCTGCTTCCCGCCGACTCGGAGCATTCCGCCCTCTTCCAGTGTCTGCAGGGCACCCCCTGGGCCGACACGGCCCGCCTCTCCACCGGCGTCCCCACCCCCGGCCTGCGGCGCATCCAGCTCACCGCCTCAGGCGGTGCCTTCCGCGACTGGCCCGCCGCCGATCTGGCCAAGGCCACCGTGGCCGATGCCACCAGCCATCCCAACTGGAGCATGGGCCGCAAGATCACGGTGGATTCAGCCACCTTGATGAACAAGGGCCTGGAGGTGATCGAAGCTCACTACCTCTTCGGGCTCGACTACGACCACATCGAGATCGTCATCCATCCCCAGAGCATCATCCACTCGATGGTGGAACTGGCCGACAGCTCCGTGCTGGCCCAGCTGGGCTGGCCCGACATGCGCCTGCCGCTGCTCTACTGCCTCAGCTGGCCCGAGCGGCTGGAGACCCCCTGGCGGCGCCTGGATCTCACCGAAGTGGGCCAGCTCACCTTCCGCGCCCCCGACGAGCAGAAATACCCCTGCATGGGTCTGGCCTACGCCTCCGGACGTGCCGGCGGCACCATGCCCGCGGTACTCAACGCCGCCAATGAACAGGCCGTGGCCCTCTTCCTCGAGGAGCGGATCTCCTTCCTCGACATTCCCCGGCTGATCGAGGGGGTCTGCGAACGCCACAGCCCCGACCTCCGTCAGGACCCCAGCCTCGACGACGTGCTGGCCATCGACGCCTGGGCCCGTCTGGCTGCCATCGAGCTGGCCGCCGCCTCGCCCGCCCTGCTGACGGCATGA
- a CDS encoding YheT family hydrolase yields the protein MSSQTLLERLGLEPFRPRPPWWGPDLQTLRDTLRPDVLPACASTPLALPLGPSRQGRDGSLLAWLDPPAADAPSGRPRALVLLLHGLGGSSQAEGVRRLGWCLNRAGFAVLRLNMRGAGDGRALASGTYAARCSSDLAPALGRARELAADRPLLAVGLSLGGTVLLNAVLDGVAQLEGLALVSSPLDLAHCSATISRPRNLLYERWLLERLRQQTLNDGLRPDAELVERLRRVDSIRGFDALITAPRWGYPSVDAYYRQASPLPRLLVPEPGQPPLPPTLIVQALDDPWVPAAGALALGPPLEVVISPGGGHNGFHAPGGCWSDQLVLRWLEQRLGSRVC from the coding sequence GTGAGCTCCCAGACCCTGCTGGAGCGGTTGGGGCTGGAGCCCTTCCGGCCCCGGCCGCCCTGGTGGGGACCCGACCTGCAGACCCTGCGCGACACGCTCCGGCCGGATGTGCTGCCGGCGTGTGCCAGCACGCCACTTGCGCTTCCCCTGGGGCCCTCCCGCCAGGGTCGGGACGGTTCCCTGCTCGCCTGGCTCGATCCGCCGGCTGCGGACGCGCCATCTGGTCGGCCCAGGGCGCTGGTGCTGCTGTTGCATGGCCTGGGCGGCTCCAGTCAGGCCGAGGGCGTACGGAGGCTGGGCTGGTGCCTGAACCGGGCCGGCTTCGCGGTGCTGCGCCTGAACATGCGTGGCGCCGGTGACGGGCGGGCCCTGGCCAGCGGCACCTATGCCGCTCGTTGCAGCTCGGATCTGGCGCCGGCCCTGGGGCGGGCCCGGGAGCTGGCGGCTGATCGGCCCCTGCTGGCGGTGGGGCTCTCCCTGGGGGGGACGGTGCTGCTCAATGCCGTGCTCGACGGGGTCGCGCAGCTGGAGGGACTGGCGCTGGTGAGCAGTCCCCTCGATCTGGCCCACTGCTCCGCCACCATCTCCCGGCCGCGCAACCTCCTCTACGAGCGATGGCTGCTGGAGCGCCTGCGCCAGCAGACCCTCAACGACGGTCTAAGGCCTGATGCTGAGCTGGTTGAGCGCCTGCGGCGGGTGGACAGCATCCGCGGCTTTGATGCCCTGATCACGGCACCGCGCTGGGGTTACCCCAGTGTCGACGCCTATTACCGCCAGGCCAGCCCCCTGCCGCGGCTGCTGGTGCCCGAGCCCGGGCAGCCCCCGCTGCCGCCCACGCTGATCGTGCAGGCTCTGGATGATCCCTGGGTCCCCGCCGCCGGCGCCCTGGCCCTGGGGCCGCCCCTGGAGGTGGTGATCAGCCCCGGCGGCGGCCACAACGGCTTCCATGCGCCAGGAGGCTGCTGGTCGGATCAGCTGGTGCTGCGCTGGCTGGAGCAGCGGCTGGGCAGCAGGGTGTGCTGA
- a CDS encoding SDR family oxidoreductase, with translation MPSESSFTLAVSGASGKTGWRVVQEALARGYRVKALLRPGSQVPDGLTGAELIRLELGDQAALEQALAGVQALVIATGARPSVDLAGPLKVDALAIRRQCAACTAARVKRVVLVSSLCSGRWLHPLNLFGLILVWKRVGERWLEASGLDWTVVRPGGLKETEENLDGQGIRFSGPDQQESNSIPRRLVARVCLDALDSPASIGRIIEVTSAAGVEPVSLAQWLAVQPQPV, from the coding sequence GTGCCTTCCGAGTCCTCATTCACGCTGGCTGTGAGCGGTGCCTCCGGCAAGACCGGTTGGCGTGTCGTCCAGGAGGCACTGGCCCGGGGCTACCGGGTCAAGGCCCTGTTGCGCCCTGGTTCTCAGGTCCCCGATGGGCTGACGGGGGCCGAGCTGATCCGTCTGGAGCTGGGTGATCAGGCTGCCCTCGAGCAGGCGCTGGCGGGGGTCCAGGCCCTGGTGATCGCCACCGGCGCCCGTCCTTCGGTGGATCTGGCGGGACCCTTGAAGGTGGATGCCCTGGCGATCCGCCGGCAGTGCGCCGCCTGCACGGCGGCGAGGGTGAAGCGGGTGGTGCTGGTGAGCTCGCTGTGCAGCGGCCGCTGGTTGCACCCCCTCAACCTCTTCGGCCTGATCCTGGTCTGGAAGCGGGTGGGGGAGCGCTGGCTGGAGGCCAGTGGCCTCGACTGGACCGTGGTGCGCCCCGGTGGCCTCAAGGAGACGGAGGAGAACCTCGACGGCCAGGGCATCCGCTTCAGCGGGCCTGACCAGCAGGAGAGCAACAGCATTCCCCGCCGGCTGGTGGCCCGGGTGTGCCTGGACGCCCTGGACTCGCCGGCTTCGATCGGGCGGATCATCGAGGTCACCAGCGCTGCCGGGGTGGAGCCCGTCTCCCTGGCCCAGTGGCTTGCCGTTCAGCCCCAGCCGGTGTGA
- a CDS encoding sodium:proton antiporter has product MTDAPERLQLLWGITVFSGALAQLTSLLTGLPSVVLLLASGLLIGRSGLGLVDPLALGSGLETIVGLLVSLVLFDGGLKLSLPGSTTRQAVLRIVVVRLLVALPAGLLAAHWLAGLSWQLAAVYSAIVLGTGPTVVTPLIQQMRLAPPLGDVLEGEGLVLEPVGAVLALLLLELVLTDRYDWQDLALELLQRLGFGVAVGALSGFLLAVLLRRLPVDPESGLRLQLTLGVMFLMFTGCEVLMPESGLPAAVMAGVLVGRCADTEAAMLDDLIRQLAQLAISILFPLLAADVAWADLSPLGWGGVGCVLTLMLLVRPVAMQIATFGLPLSMGQKVLLSWLAPRGIVTAAVASLFALRLYEAGVEGAGALQGLVFLTILMTVGLQGFTAAPLAGLLGLRLSEQELEEEERQREEARDQQLAAAGAIPAPAAASQALPPEQSQP; this is encoded by the coding sequence ATGACTGATGCCCCCGAGAGGCTGCAGCTGCTCTGGGGGATCACCGTCTTCTCCGGGGCGCTGGCCCAGCTGACCTCCCTGCTCACCGGGCTGCCGTCGGTGGTGCTGCTGCTGGCCTCGGGGCTGTTGATCGGCCGCTCGGGGCTGGGGCTGGTGGATCCGCTCGCCCTGGGCAGTGGCCTGGAAACCATCGTGGGGCTGCTGGTCAGCCTGGTTCTGTTCGACGGGGGCCTGAAGCTGAGCCTTCCGGGCAGTACCACCCGCCAGGCGGTGCTGCGGATCGTGGTGGTGCGCCTGCTGGTGGCCCTCCCCGCCGGCCTGCTGGCGGCCCACTGGCTGGCCGGGCTGAGCTGGCAGCTGGCGGCGGTGTACAGCGCGATCGTGCTCGGCACGGGCCCCACGGTGGTGACCCCCCTGATCCAGCAGATGCGCCTGGCCCCTCCCCTGGGGGATGTGCTGGAGGGGGAGGGTCTGGTGCTGGAGCCGGTCGGTGCCGTGCTGGCCCTGCTGCTGCTGGAGCTGGTGCTCACCGACCGCTACGACTGGCAGGATCTCGCCCTGGAATTGCTGCAACGGCTGGGCTTCGGTGTGGCGGTGGGCGCCCTGAGCGGGTTCCTGCTGGCGGTGCTGCTGCGGCGGCTGCCGGTGGACCCGGAGAGCGGCCTGCGCCTGCAGCTCACCCTGGGGGTGATGTTTCTGATGTTCACCGGCTGCGAGGTGCTGATGCCCGAGTCGGGCCTGCCCGCAGCTGTGATGGCCGGGGTGCTGGTGGGCCGCTGCGCCGACACCGAGGCCGCCATGCTCGACGACCTGATCCGCCAGCTGGCCCAGCTGGCGATCAGCATTCTCTTCCCGCTGCTGGCCGCTGATGTGGCCTGGGCCGACCTCAGTCCCCTGGGCTGGGGAGGGGTGGGCTGCGTGCTCACCCTGATGCTGCTGGTGCGGCCCGTGGCGATGCAGATCGCCACCTTCGGCCTGCCCCTCAGCATGGGCCAGAAGGTGTTGCTGAGCTGGTTGGCTCCGCGCGGGATCGTCACCGCCGCAGTGGCCAGCCTGTTCGCCCTGCGCCTCTACGAAGCGGGAGTGGAGGGGGCGGGAGCGCTGCAGGGGCTGGTGTTCCTCACGATCCTGATGACCGTGGGCCTGCAGGGATTCACCGCGGCTCCCCTGGCGGGCCTGCTGGGCCTGCGCCTGAGCGAGCAGGAGCTGGAGGAAGAGGAGCGTCAGCGGGAGGAGGCCAGGGATCAGCAGCTCGCCGCTGCTGGGGCCATCCCCGCGCCGGCTGCGGCCAGCCAGGCCTTGCCCCCTGAGCAGTCTCAGCCCTGA